The Candidatus Rokuibacteriota bacterium genome has a segment encoding these proteins:
- a CDS encoding CBS domain-containing protein, whose amino-acid sequence MLGKVCTKPVVTAPPTMSVAEAARIMRAKNVGTVVVVNAGQPIGLLTDRDILVDVLAQGKHADAVPVSEVMRKEPVVIGAEEGIFDAAKLFAKTGVRRLPVVAKDGKLLGIITMDDVLMLLGNEMGHIASALSAELRSAA is encoded by the coding sequence ATGCTCGGAAAAGTATGCACGAAGCCGGTAGTCACAGCGCCCCCTACCATGAGCGTGGCGGAAGCCGCCCGCATCATGCGGGCGAAGAACGTCGGAACGGTCGTGGTGGTCAATGCCGGCCAGCCGATCGGCCTCCTCACGGACCGGGATATCCTCGTGGATGTGCTCGCCCAGGGCAAGCATGCCGACGCGGTACCGGTGAGCGAGGTGATGCGAAAGGAGCCCGTCGTGATCGGCGCCGAGGAGGGGATCTTCGACGCCGCGAAGCTGTTCGCCAAGACCGGGGTAAGGCGGCTCCCGGTGGTGGCCAAGGACGGCAAGTTGCTCGGGATCATCACGATGGACGATGTCCTGATGCTCCTCGGCAATGAGATGGGGCATATTGCGTCGGCCTTGTCGGCGGAGCTCCGGAGCGCCGCCTAG
- a CDS encoding DUF2267 domain-containing protein, with protein MEEREFLARIQDLAGLPSSKEADRWAITVLLGLIHLLPDRHKRRRLITQLPGTVKARLQDEPPGVFLMDLDTFLQHVAAGLGAHAPEGARAVRVVYRALREAVSPGELARAEAYFPHDVATFLRHAA; from the coding sequence ATGGAAGAACGCGAGTTTCTCGCCCGAATCCAGGACCTGGCAGGCTTGCCGAGCTCGAAGGAAGCCGATCGGTGGGCGATCACCGTCCTCCTCGGCTTGATTCATCTCCTGCCGGACCGCCACAAGCGGCGCCGCTTGATCACCCAGCTTCCCGGTACCGTCAAGGCGAGGCTTCAGGACGAGCCGCCCGGCGTGTTTCTCATGGATCTGGACACGTTCCTGCAGCACGTCGCCGCGGGTCTCGGCGCGCACGCGCCGGAGGGCGCACGCGCCGTGCGCGTCGTGTACCGTGCGCTGCGTGAAGCGGTCTCCCCCGGTGAGCTCGCCAGGGCCGAGGCCTATTTTCCCCATGACGTCGCGACCTTTCTCAGGCACGCCGCATGA